A genomic segment from Deinococcus sp. YIM 77859 encodes:
- a CDS encoding GNAT family N-acetyltransferase: MTPPVPVLQGERVILARLRRDDLPELTRLFQNLELTTYLQGFGVSYSLEDEQAYFESVSRNSPTQVTFGIYERSSGRLIGGVDLRDLNHRHGTAELGISIHDPGFWGGGFGSEATQLMVAYGVFHLGLHNILLKVFSFNTRAIRAYEKVGFRVCGRRTGTVRLGDKRYDTVFMEITADRVDTSALRAQIGLLN, from the coding sequence GTGACTCCTCCTGTTCCCGTCCTCCAGGGCGAGCGGGTGATCCTGGCCCGGCTGCGCCGCGACGACCTCCCCGAACTCACCCGCCTCTTTCAGAATCTCGAACTCACGACCTATCTGCAGGGCTTCGGCGTCTCCTACAGCCTGGAGGACGAGCAGGCGTACTTCGAGTCGGTCAGCCGCAACAGCCCCACGCAGGTCACCTTCGGTATCTACGAGCGCAGCTCCGGGCGGCTGATCGGCGGCGTAGACCTGCGTGACCTCAACCACCGCCACGGCACGGCCGAACTGGGCATCAGCATTCACGACCCTGGCTTCTGGGGCGGCGGCTTCGGCTCGGAGGCGACGCAGCTGATGGTGGCCTACGGCGTCTTCCACCTCGGGCTGCACAACATTCTGCTGAAGGTCTTTTCGTTCAACACCCGCGCGATTCGCGCCTACGAGAAGGTGGGGTTTAGGGTCTGCGGCCGGCGGACCGGCACGGTGCGGCTGGGAGACAAGCGGTACGACACGGTCTTTATGGAGATCACCGCAGACCGGGTCGACACCTCCGCCCTGCGCGCGCAGATCGGGCTGCTGAACTAA
- a CDS encoding YebC/PmpR family DNA-binding transcriptional regulator, with amino-acid sequence MAGHSKWAQIKRKKGANDKKRSAIYSKHIRAIQAAVRSGGSGDPAANLSLKNAIAAAKADTVPADNIENAIKRAVGAAEGAADYKEVTYEGYGPGGTAIFIEALTDNVNRTVADIRAVFNKRGGSLGNSGSVAWQFEKKGVILLPDASEAAQEAAIEHGAEDLQESEDGLEISTAPHDLYTVQDGLTAAGFKPESAQITMVPTNTVAVSGEDARKLLVLVEALEELDDVQNVYTNADLPEEVEA; translated from the coding sequence ATGGCCGGGCACAGCAAATGGGCGCAGATCAAGCGCAAAAAGGGCGCCAACGACAAGAAGCGGAGCGCGATCTACTCCAAGCATATCCGTGCGATTCAGGCAGCGGTCAGAAGCGGCGGGAGCGGTGACCCGGCGGCGAACCTCAGCCTGAAAAACGCCATCGCGGCGGCCAAGGCCGACACGGTTCCCGCCGACAACATCGAGAATGCCATCAAGCGCGCGGTGGGCGCAGCGGAAGGGGCGGCAGACTACAAGGAGGTCACCTACGAGGGGTACGGCCCCGGGGGTACCGCGATCTTTATCGAGGCGCTCACCGACAACGTTAACCGTACGGTGGCGGATATTCGCGCTGTCTTTAACAAGCGCGGCGGCTCGCTGGGCAACAGCGGCTCGGTGGCCTGGCAGTTTGAGAAAAAGGGCGTGATCCTGCTGCCCGACGCCTCAGAAGCTGCCCAAGAAGCCGCCATTGAGCACGGCGCCGAGGATCTCCAGGAGTCGGAGGACGGCCTCGAGATCAGCACCGCGCCCCATGACCTCTACACGGTGCAGGATGGCCTCACCGCTGCGGGGTTCAAACCCGAGAGTGCGCAGATCACCATGGTTCCTACCAACACCGTCGCAGTCAGCGGTGAAGACGCCCGCAAACTGCTGGTGCTCGTCGAGGCGCTTGAAGAGCTCGACGACGTGCAGAACGTGTATACAAACGCAGACTTGCCGGAAGAAGTCGAGGCGTAG
- a CDS encoding hemin ABC transporter substrate-binding protein, translated as MKRVGLTVLLSLTVAAAQPVTVTDATGQKVTVRDTTRVVTLGGPVTEIVYALGAGSRIIATDTSSTFPAATRGLPKVGYQRNLSAEGILSLKPTLVIATTEAGPPSTLAQLRAAGLNVLILPAEYTPEGTRAKISTLGKVFGQEAKAAELNAGISRDLAKAALLTARFQSRPRVMFIYARGPQTVQISGAGTAADAMITLGGGVNAVQGVQGYKPLTPEAAVTAAPDVILMLSGGLESLGGVDGVLRLPGLAQTPAGRNRRVVALDDLYLLGFGPRLGRAVQDLTLALHPELKR; from the coding sequence ATGAAACGAGTCGGTCTGACGGTTCTTCTGAGCCTTACGGTGGCTGCCGCACAGCCGGTCACCGTCACGGATGCAACGGGACAGAAGGTCACGGTGCGGGACACCACCCGAGTGGTGACGCTGGGTGGCCCGGTCACCGAGATCGTGTATGCGTTGGGGGCGGGAAGCCGAATCATCGCGACCGATACATCCTCGACCTTTCCTGCGGCCACGCGAGGGCTGCCGAAGGTGGGCTACCAGCGTAACCTCAGCGCCGAGGGCATCCTCAGCCTGAAACCCACGCTGGTGATCGCGACCACAGAGGCTGGACCGCCAAGTACCCTCGCGCAACTGCGGGCGGCGGGGTTAAATGTGCTTATTCTCCCCGCCGAATACACACCGGAAGGCACGCGTGCCAAGATCAGCACCCTGGGAAAGGTCTTCGGTCAGGAAGCCAAGGCCGCGGAGCTGAACGCCGGCATCAGCCGCGACCTGGCCAAGGCCGCCCTGCTGACTGCCCGCTTCCAGTCACGGCCCAGAGTCATGTTCATCTATGCTCGTGGCCCCCAGACGGTTCAAATCAGTGGCGCGGGAACCGCAGCCGACGCGATGATCACGCTGGGTGGCGGCGTCAACGCAGTGCAGGGGGTACAGGGGTACAAGCCGCTCACCCCAGAAGCCGCCGTCACTGCGGCCCCGGACGTGATTCTGATGCTTTCGGGGGGCCTCGAGAGCCTGGGTGGAGTAGACGGCGTGCTGCGACTGCCCGGCCTGGCCCAAACGCCAGCAGGCCGCAACCGCCGCGTTGTGGCCCTGGACGACCTCTACCTGCTGGGCTTTGGTCCCCGGCTGGGGCGCGCCGTACAGGACCTGACGCTGGCCCTGCATCCCGAGCTGAAACGCTAA
- the prmC gene encoding peptide chain release factor N(5)-glutamine methyltransferase, giving the protein MIPQPSPLTLRAWLAWATQRLHEAGVPSPAADARALVQHALNLSGAALLTRGEETVAQADAERLLALLRRRAAREPLQHLLGEVEWGGVRLRTDRRALVPRPETEWLLHLALDALHGVPAPQVLDVGTGTGALALGIKAARPDAAVTATDLSPDALDLARENARLNGLDILLVKGSLLAGQPGPFDLVVSNPPYLPDADRLTAEPEVRWDPALALYGGPDGLDVARSLAAQAQAALAPGGRLLLELDPRNAARFAGELRARGWRAEVLPDLTGRERFVRASPYR; this is encoded by the coding sequence GTGATCCCCCAGCCCTCACCCCTCACCCTTCGCGCGTGGCTCGCGTGGGCCACGCAGCGGCTGCACGAGGCGGGTGTGCCCTCACCCGCCGCCGACGCAAGGGCTCTGGTGCAGCACGCGCTGAACCTCAGCGGCGCGGCCCTCCTCACACGCGGCGAAGAGACCGTAGCGCAGGCGGACGCCGAGCGGCTCCTCGCCCTGCTGAGGCGGCGGGCAGCGCGCGAACCCCTTCAGCATCTGCTGGGCGAGGTGGAGTGGGGCGGCGTTCGGCTGCGAACAGACCGGCGGGCCCTCGTTCCCCGGCCAGAGACCGAGTGGCTGCTGCATCTCGCGCTGGACGCCCTGCACGGCGTACCCGCACCCCAGGTGCTGGACGTGGGCACCGGCACGGGTGCGCTCGCGCTGGGCATCAAGGCTGCCCGCCCAGACGCAGCGGTCACCGCGACCGACCTCAGCCCCGACGCCCTTGACCTGGCACGGGAAAACGCCCGCCTGAACGGACTCGACATTCTGCTGGTCAAAGGCAGTCTGCTGGCGGGGCAACCGGGGCCCTTTGACCTGGTGGTGAGCAATCCGCCCTACCTGCCCGATGCCGACCGCCTCACCGCCGAGCCGGAAGTTCGCTGGGACCCCGCTCTCGCCCTGTATGGCGGGCCAGACGGTCTGGATGTGGCCCGGTCACTGGCGGCGCAGGCGCAAGCGGCGCTGGCCCCCGGCGGCCGGCTGCTGCTGGAACTCGACCCCCGCAATGCAGCCCGCTTCGCTGGGGAACTGCGGGCGCGGGGCTGGCGAGCCGAGGTTCTCCCCGACCTCACCGGGCGGGAACGCTTTGTGCGGGCCTCTCCCTACCGCTGA
- a CDS encoding carbonic anhydrase produces the protein MSQPPFDPDDRERRIQTAIRRGASMKDIAELRPGRMTSPEDAIEALQDGNARFFSGKATRPEADANQRRAQIMGQTPFAAVLACSDSRVPVEIVFDQGLGDLFVVRVAGNVVGESVLGTLEYATEHLAVRLIVVMGHEGCGAVAAALLPEEQLAREPEHLQRLIARIQPCVRTLPPIRDKKARMREAVLNNVRHQVQELRRQPVIQAAEARGQIRVIGAFYEIGSGAVDFLIDEEDLRP, from the coding sequence ATGAGCCAACCTCCCTTTGATCCCGACGACCGCGAGCGGCGCATTCAGACGGCCATTCGCCGCGGCGCGAGCATGAAGGACATCGCCGAGCTGCGCCCTGGCCGCATGACGTCGCCCGAAGACGCCATAGAGGCGCTGCAGGACGGCAATGCCCGCTTCTTCTCGGGCAAGGCCACCCGGCCCGAGGCGGACGCGAACCAGCGGCGCGCGCAGATTATGGGTCAAACACCCTTTGCGGCGGTCCTCGCGTGCAGTGACAGCCGGGTGCCGGTGGAGATCGTCTTTGACCAGGGCCTCGGTGACCTGTTTGTGGTGCGCGTGGCGGGGAATGTGGTGGGCGAATCGGTCCTGGGAACCCTGGAATACGCGACCGAGCACCTCGCCGTGCGCCTGATTGTGGTCATGGGCCACGAGGGCTGCGGAGCCGTCGCGGCCGCGCTGCTTCCCGAAGAACAGCTCGCGCGCGAGCCCGAGCACCTGCAACGCCTGATCGCCCGCATTCAGCCCTGCGTTCGCACCCTTCCCCCCATCCGCGACAAAAAGGCCCGAATGCGCGAGGCGGTTTTGAATAATGTTCGTCACCAGGTGCAGGAGCTGCGGCGGCAGCCCGTGATCCAAGCCGCCGAGGCACGGGGGCAGATCCGGGTAATCGGGGCTTTTTACGAGATCGGCTCGGGCGCGGTGGACTTTTTGATCGACGAGGAAGACCTGCGCCCCTGA
- a CDS encoding protein jag: MDNRTNLDDYLAGLGISDADDLAPLPPAPEVGAPAAPPLDAGHEDPRAVLERFLRGLTARIDPALTVSIREGEDALEAEIGGENAPRLAGRDGRTLGAIEVLAYTVLAKQAGRSDLRVRVDVGGFRRRQAEGLTRLAERLAVQVAKSGEPHELQPMPAAERRVIHIALKEHPDVTTESVGEGAARRLVIKPRHG, encoded by the coding sequence ATGGACAACCGCACGAACCTCGACGACTACCTGGCGGGGCTGGGGATCAGTGACGCGGATGACCTGGCGCCCCTACCGCCTGCCCCGGAGGTGGGTGCACCCGCTGCGCCGCCCCTAGACGCGGGGCACGAGGATCCCCGCGCGGTCTTGGAGCGCTTCCTGCGGGGGCTGACCGCCCGCATTGACCCGGCCCTCACCGTCAGCATCCGCGAGGGTGAAGACGCCCTGGAAGCGGAGATCGGCGGGGAGAACGCCCCGCGGCTGGCTGGCCGTGACGGGCGCACGCTGGGTGCCATCGAGGTGCTCGCGTATACCGTGCTCGCCAAGCAGGCGGGCCGCAGCGACCTGCGGGTGCGGGTGGACGTGGGCGGCTTTCGCAGGCGGCAGGCGGAGGGGCTCACCCGGCTCGCCGAGCGCCTCGCCGTGCAGGTCGCCAAAAGCGGTGAACCCCATGAACTCCAGCCCATGCCGGCCGCCGAGCGCCGGGTCATCCACATCGCCCTCAAGGAACACCCCGACGTGACGACGGAGTCTGTGGGCGAGGGAGCAGCGCGGCGGCTCGTCATCAAGCCCAGGCACGGCTAG
- a CDS encoding peptidylprolyl isomerase, translating to MTSNQTYQAEGFSPTPELSSERQTRFSRAPELGEGIEPGKAYRAVLETSKGRIVLDLFAEDAPVTVNSFAYLLRHHYYDGIRFHRVIEGFMAQGGDPTGTGTGGPGYDFEDEFNERRHDRKGVLSMANRGPNTNGSQFFITFVPTPHLDGRHTVFGQVVEGLDVLDRLTRIQPGMPGTPDIIERAYLVEKNAGR from the coding sequence ATGACCAGCAACCAGACCTACCAGGCCGAGGGCTTTTCCCCCACCCCGGAGCTGTCCAGCGAGCGGCAGACGCGTTTCTCACGGGCTCCTGAGCTGGGCGAGGGCATCGAGCCGGGCAAGGCCTACCGAGCGGTGCTCGAAACGAGCAAGGGCCGTATCGTCCTCGACCTGTTTGCCGAGGACGCGCCCGTGACGGTCAACTCCTTTGCGTACCTGCTGCGTCACCACTACTATGATGGCATTCGGTTTCACCGTGTGATCGAGGGTTTCATGGCCCAGGGCGGCGACCCGACCGGCACCGGCACGGGCGGCCCCGGCTACGACTTCGAGGACGAGTTCAACGAGCGGCGCCACGACCGCAAGGGCGTCCTGAGCATGGCCAACCGTGGCCCCAACACCAACGGCTCACAGTTTTTCATCACCTTTGTGCCCACGCCCCACCTCGACGGGCGGCACACCGTCTTTGGACAGGTGGTGGAGGGGCTAGACGTGCTTGACCGCCTCACCCGCATTCAGCCGGGGATGCCCGGCACACCGGACATCATCGAGCGGGCGTATCTGGTGGAAAAGAACGCCGGCCGCTAG
- a CDS encoding amidohydrolase: MAAFSPELTVIYATIRTLDDQHPQATAVLVGGGRVLAVGSREEMAALAPRAHVLDHRDLILTPGLAEAHIHLVAYGFSLAELNLHGARSVSEVQARVAQRTMNTPPGTWLRGGGFLLSELGLDEYPAAAVLDEVSPHHPVLLFSRDLHLGWANSLALRLAGIRPDTPDPVGGRIVRPLGTLLESASELVTRVMPVPSEADFLAAAKAGVEDLAGRGYVSAHTMAFEEPEAPRALQTLAARGDLPLRIWACLPHERLEQARELGLACSPGSLFQWGGVKFFADGALGSRTAWLHGPGFAGGSGTGMPLDSPDLIRERGAEALRLGLTPVTHAIGDRANTEVLEVYEALRPLADEKGIRLRIEHAQHLRPEDIPRFRGLTASVQPIHLQADGPMIRELLPHRVDTSYAFRSLKAAGAVLAFGSDAPVAPPEYRANFAAALTRRDDEGQPIAPAEALTEEEILWAHTRGPALAAGWEDEGIIRPGARAAFTLWDRIGGNARALVL; encoded by the coding sequence ATGGCGGCCTTCTCTCCGGAGCTCACAGTCATCTACGCGACCATCCGTACCCTCGATGACCAGCACCCCCAAGCCACAGCTGTCTTGGTGGGTGGGGGCCGGGTGCTGGCGGTGGGCTCGCGGGAGGAGATGGCCGCCCTCGCGCCCCGGGCCCACGTGCTGGATCACCGTGACCTGATCCTCACGCCGGGGCTGGCGGAGGCACACATTCATCTCGTCGCCTACGGCTTTTCTCTCGCGGAGCTGAACCTGCACGGCGCGCGCAGCGTCTCGGAGGTGCAGGCACGGGTAGCGCAGCGGACGATGAACACGCCGCCCGGTACCTGGCTTCGCGGCGGTGGGTTCTTGCTGAGCGAACTGGGCTTGGATGAGTATCCGGCAGCGGCGGTGCTGGACGAGGTCAGCCCGCATCACCCGGTCCTGCTGTTTTCCCGCGACCTGCACCTAGGCTGGGCCAACTCGCTGGCATTGCGCCTCGCGGGCATCCGCCCGGACACGCCTGATCCTGTGGGGGGGAGGATTGTGCGGCCCCTGGGCACCCTGTTGGAGAGCGCGAGCGAACTCGTGACCCGGGTGATGCCTGTGCCCAGCGAGGCGGACTTCTTGGCCGCCGCAAAAGCCGGCGTGGAGGACCTGGCGGGGCGAGGCTACGTCAGTGCGCACACGATGGCTTTTGAGGAGCCAGAAGCGCCCCGGGCCCTGCAAACGCTTGCCGCTCGCGGCGACTTGCCGCTGAGGATCTGGGCCTGCCTGCCGCACGAGCGCCTGGAACAGGCCCGCGAGCTCGGTTTGGCCTGCAGCCCGGGGAGCCTATTCCAGTGGGGCGGGGTGAAGTTCTTCGCCGACGGCGCGTTGGGGAGCCGCACAGCCTGGCTGCACGGCCCAGGCTTTGCGGGTGGCTCCGGGACCGGTATGCCTCTTGATTCCCCCGACCTGATTCGCGAGCGCGGGGCCGAAGCGCTGCGGCTGGGCCTGACGCCGGTCACCCACGCCATCGGTGACCGCGCGAATACCGAGGTGTTGGAGGTCTATGAGGCCCTGCGTCCCCTTGCCGACGAGAAGGGCATTCGTCTGAGAATCGAGCACGCCCAGCATCTGCGCCCGGAGGACATTCCCCGTTTCCGCGGCCTCACCGCGAGCGTGCAGCCCATTCACCTCCAGGCAGACGGGCCGATGATCCGCGAGCTGTTGCCCCACCGGGTGGACACGAGCTACGCCTTTCGGTCCCTGAAGGCGGCGGGGGCCGTCCTCGCCTTCGGGTCTGACGCCCCGGTTGCGCCGCCGGAGTACCGCGCCAACTTCGCTGCTGCCCTTACCCGCCGCGACGACGAGGGACAGCCCATCGCGCCCGCGGAGGCCCTCACAGAGGAGGAGATCCTCTGGGCCCATACCCGTGGCCCTGCCCTGGCCGCAGGTTGGGAGGACGAGGGCATCATTCGTCCGGGAGCGCGAGCAGCGTTTACCCTGTGGGACCGTATCGGCGGCAACGCGCGAGCCCTGGTGCTGTAG
- a CDS encoding antibiotic biosynthesis monooxygenase — MITVMNRIAVRPEYAEQFEERFRHRARLVDGMPGFLRNEVLRPTQEGKPYIVLTYWESREAFEAWTQSEAFRQGHARSGSLPREAFSGPNEIEIHEVFLSTNAGTAESEQDAQ, encoded by the coding sequence ATGATCACCGTGATGAACCGCATTGCCGTTCGCCCCGAGTACGCTGAACAGTTCGAGGAACGCTTCCGCCACCGCGCCCGCCTGGTGGACGGCATGCCGGGCTTTCTTCGCAACGAGGTGCTGCGCCCCACCCAGGAGGGCAAGCCCTACATCGTGCTGACGTACTGGGAAAGCCGCGAGGCCTTTGAGGCGTGGACGCAGTCGGAAGCCTTTCGCCAGGGCCACGCCCGCAGCGGCAGTCTGCCCCGCGAGGCCTTCAGCGGCCCCAACGAGATAGAAATCCACGAGGTCTTTCTGAGTACGAACGCCGGAACCGCCGAAAGCGAACAGGACGCCCAGTAG
- the alaS gene encoding alanine--tRNA ligase, which produces MTGPLTTSEIREKYLSFFESKGHLRLPSHSTIAPDPTTLFTVAGMQPFKPQFMGAPAVFPGYGESRRVTTAQKCVRVGDIENVGRTRRHLSLFEMMGNFSFGDYFKREAIAWAWEFLTGSEWLGLDPARMYVTIYEDDDEAFRYWTQEIGLPESHIHRFGADENFWPADAPLKGPNGPCGPCSEIYYDRGPAYGDDTWADYARTRESARFLEVWNLVFPQYDRQDPRPDGTPVLADLPFKNIDTGMGLERVASVVQDVPDFYSNDVFKPIIDRVAELSGQPYEGEVSVSHRVVAEHLRSVSMILADGVAFSNTGRGYTTRKIMRRAIRHGYLLGFREPTLYQLVSLVVQTMGEAYPELGAEQSRVEAAIRGEEERFLKTLEGGMQRLSGLLAELEKGATLPGEAAFLLYDTYGFPLDLTKEIAEEYGISVDEAGYAESLERAQETARAASKYGKAELFGAGQEALEGLPPTQFVGYDTLTAEGEVLALVGAGERLPHLRAGSEATVVLSRTPFYAEGGGEVGDTGVLEWPGGRGVVRDTRKTPAGIWLHDVFVEEGELKPGQTVRGVVSSGRRAIERHHTATHLLHAALRAVLGSGVRQAGSLVAADRLRFDFTHGAPLSDEETAQVETLVSRWVSANFPVTWQEMPLAEAKAAGATALFGEKYGETVRVVRVEGGVPFGNGTVTSMELCGGAHVTRTGDIGAFVIVSDENVAAGVRRIEALAGEAATTWVRERLNNVARVAGLLNTSVDGLEGRVSGLQAQLKAAQQETAQVRRQLAEAQMGGGRAPQLRELGGFRVAALRLSGIEGNELRGAADKLLDQSGADLAVIASDRGLVVKATKNAVARGAHAGQLVGKLAAAGGGKGGGRPDLAQAGIGNPQAALEALDTAF; this is translated from the coding sequence ATGACCGGGCCGCTCACCACCTCTGAAATCCGCGAGAAGTACCTGTCGTTCTTCGAGAGCAAAGGGCACCTGCGCCTGCCCTCGCATTCGACCATCGCGCCCGACCCGACCACACTCTTTACGGTGGCCGGCATGCAGCCGTTCAAGCCGCAATTTATGGGCGCTCCCGCCGTGTTTCCCGGCTACGGCGAAAGTCGGCGCGTGACCACCGCACAAAAGTGCGTCCGCGTGGGCGACATCGAGAACGTGGGCCGCACCCGGCGGCACCTCAGCCTCTTTGAGATGATGGGCAACTTCTCCTTTGGAGACTACTTCAAGCGCGAGGCCATCGCCTGGGCCTGGGAGTTTCTGACGGGCTCCGAGTGGCTGGGGCTCGATCCCGCGCGGATGTACGTCACCATCTATGAGGACGACGACGAGGCCTTTCGGTACTGGACCCAGGAGATCGGCCTCCCGGAAAGCCACATTCACCGCTTCGGCGCCGACGAGAACTTCTGGCCCGCCGACGCCCCGCTGAAAGGGCCGAATGGTCCTTGTGGGCCGTGCTCCGAGATCTACTACGACCGCGGCCCCGCGTACGGTGACGACACCTGGGCCGACTACGCCCGAACGCGCGAGAGTGCCCGCTTCCTGGAGGTCTGGAACCTGGTCTTCCCGCAGTACGACCGGCAAGACCCCCGGCCCGATGGAACCCCGGTGCTGGCCGATCTGCCCTTCAAGAACATCGACACCGGGATGGGTCTGGAGCGGGTGGCGAGCGTCGTTCAGGACGTGCCCGACTTCTACTCGAACGACGTCTTTAAGCCCATCATCGACCGAGTAGCGGAACTCAGCGGTCAGCCCTATGAGGGCGAGGTCAGCGTGTCCCACCGCGTGGTGGCCGAACACCTCCGCAGCGTCAGCATGATCCTGGCGGACGGGGTGGCCTTTTCCAACACCGGGCGCGGCTACACCACCCGCAAGATCATGCGCCGCGCGATCCGGCACGGGTACCTGCTGGGCTTTCGCGAGCCGACGCTCTACCAGCTTGTCTCCCTCGTCGTGCAGACGATGGGCGAAGCATATCCCGAGCTCGGGGCTGAGCAGAGCCGTGTAGAAGCGGCCATCCGCGGCGAGGAGGAACGCTTCCTCAAGACGCTGGAGGGCGGAATGCAGCGCCTGAGCGGGCTGCTTGCGGAGCTGGAGAAGGGGGCTACCCTCCCCGGTGAGGCGGCTTTTCTGCTGTACGACACCTACGGCTTCCCCCTGGACCTCACCAAGGAGATTGCCGAAGAGTACGGCATCAGCGTCGACGAAGCCGGGTACGCCGAGAGTCTGGAACGGGCGCAGGAGACGGCCCGAGCAGCCAGCAAGTACGGCAAGGCCGAGCTGTTTGGCGCCGGGCAGGAGGCGCTGGAGGGGCTGCCCCCCACACAGTTCGTCGGCTACGACACGCTGACGGCCGAGGGCGAGGTGCTGGCCCTGGTGGGCGCGGGCGAGCGTCTTCCGCACCTGAGGGCGGGGAGTGAAGCCACCGTCGTCCTGTCGCGCACGCCGTTCTATGCGGAGGGCGGCGGTGAGGTTGGAGATACCGGCGTGCTGGAGTGGCCGGGCGGGCGCGGCGTGGTGCGCGACACCCGCAAGACTCCGGCGGGCATTTGGCTGCATGACGTGTTCGTGGAGGAAGGCGAGCTCAAGCCCGGCCAGACGGTGCGCGGCGTGGTGTCGAGCGGGCGCCGCGCGATCGAGCGGCATCACACGGCCACGCACCTGCTCCACGCGGCGCTGCGAGCGGTGCTGGGGTCTGGGGTCCGGCAGGCCGGATCCCTGGTGGCCGCCGACCGGCTCCGCTTCGACTTCACCCATGGCGCGCCCCTCAGCGATGAGGAGACGGCGCAGGTGGAAACCCTCGTCAGCCGCTGGGTGAGCGCCAACTTTCCGGTGACCTGGCAGGAGATGCCGCTGGCGGAGGCAAAAGCGGCGGGCGCGACGGCCCTTTTTGGAGAGAAGTACGGCGAGACCGTGCGGGTGGTGCGAGTGGAAGGCGGTGTGCCCTTCGGCAACGGCACGGTGACGAGCATGGAGCTGTGCGGCGGCGCGCATGTCACGCGGACGGGCGACATCGGCGCTTTTGTCATCGTCTCCGATGAAAACGTAGCCGCAGGCGTTCGCCGCATCGAGGCGCTGGCGGGCGAGGCAGCGACAACCTGGGTGCGCGAGCGCCTGAACAACGTGGCGCGCGTCGCTGGACTGCTCAACACCAGTGTGGACGGTCTAGAAGGTCGGGTCAGCGGTCTTCAGGCCCAGCTCAAGGCTGCCCAACAGGAAACGGCGCAGGTCCGGCGGCAACTGGCGGAAGCGCAGATGGGCGGAGGCCGTGCACCACAGCTCCGCGAGCTGGGCGGCTTCCGGGTCGCGGCGCTGCGGCTCTCCGGCATCGAGGGGAACGAACTGCGCGGGGCCGCCGACAAGCTCCTCGACCAGAGCGGCGCGGACCTCGCCGTGATCGCGAGCGACCGGGGCCTGGTGGTCAAGGCGACCAAGAACGCCGTCGCGCGCGGGGCACACGCCGGGCAACTCGTCGGCAAACTCGCCGCGGCGGGCGGCGGCAAGGGCGGCGGGCGGCCCGACCTGGCGCAGGCGGGGATTGGGAACCCGCAAGCGGCGCTGGAGGCGCTGGACACGGCGTTCTAA
- a CDS encoding response regulator, whose amino-acid sequence MPRILVVDDDAAILKLISVILTRAGHEVRTSSHPVEALDLLKVFTPDLVISDVVMPYMTGLEFLEQVRQHEKLSALPFILLSSHAERSDVRRGMNLGADDYLPKPFTPQDLREAVDARLRRAGLTLQGESGMSARALGTAQVVWQGVPVSWVSRKALELFFYLLEHREVTSWEAAEALWPEKDEARASSLFHTTLHRLRRSLSNDAVVSSNRRYALAEHLRPDYDVQRFELLAAQAEQGALGLEELRELAGLYGTFLPGADSPWVDDVRARLEQKQLSVLGLAAQAASRAGRAKDAAQFHQRALAIDPLSEADWQGLARALGTLGDPRARLAAQREAWWAADLH is encoded by the coding sequence ATGCCGCGCATCCTCGTCGTTGATGACGACGCCGCCATCCTCAAGCTCATCAGCGTGATTCTCACCCGAGCGGGACACGAGGTGCGAACGAGCAGCCATCCCGTCGAGGCGCTCGACCTGCTCAAGGTTTTCACGCCCGACCTGGTCATCAGCGACGTGGTGATGCCCTACATGACCGGCTTGGAATTTCTAGAGCAGGTGCGTCAGCACGAGAAGCTCTCGGCGCTGCCCTTTATCCTGCTCTCCAGCCATGCCGAGCGCAGCGACGTGCGCCGCGGCATGAATCTGGGTGCCGACGACTACCTGCCCAAGCCCTTCACGCCGCAGGACCTGCGCGAGGCGGTGGACGCCCGGTTGCGCCGCGCGGGCCTGACCCTCCAGGGCGAGAGCGGCATGTCTGCCCGGGCGCTGGGCACGGCCCAGGTCGTGTGGCAGGGCGTGCCGGTCTCGTGGGTGTCGCGCAAGGCGCTGGAACTGTTCTTCTACCTGCTCGAACACCGAGAGGTCACCTCCTGGGAGGCCGCCGAGGCGCTCTGGCCGGAAAAGGACGAGGCGCGGGCCAGCAGCCTCTTTCACACCACGCTGCACCGCCTGCGCCGCAGCCTCAGCAACGACGCCGTCGTCAGCAGCAACCGGCGCTACGCCCTCGCCGAGCATCTGCGTCCCGACTACGACGTGCAGCGCTTTGAGCTGCTGGCCGCCCAAGCCGAGCAGGGCGCCCTTGGCCTGGAGGAGCTGCGCGAACTCGCCGGGCTATACGGCACCTTTCTGCCCGGCGCGGACAGCCCTTGGGTGGACGACGTGCGCGCCCGCCTGGAGCAAAAACAACTGAGCGTGCTGGGCTTGGCCGCCCAGGCCGCCAGCCGAGCGGGCCGCGCCAAGGACGCCGCGCAGTTTCATCAGCGCGCCCTGGCGATCGATCCCCTCAGCGAGGCAGACTGGCAGGGGCTGGCCCGGGCACTGGGCACCCTCGGTGATCCCCGCGCCCGTCTCGCCGCACAGCGGGAAGCGTGGTGGGCCGCCGACCTGCACTGA